One Nostoc sp. UHCC 0302 DNA window includes the following coding sequences:
- a CDS encoding N-acetylmuramoyl-L-alanine amidase gives MKNLLGLVILGCIVTSSVALAKPSLLVVFPGTNYQTSAENIFFLGTAPPDGQVLINGKPINRSKAGHFAPSFPLQLGENVFSVRNRNQELQIKVTRLATQPELPQGLAFAKDSLTPAADIARLPGELICFSALAPPNASVSVTLANQTVVLSAQPQQAQLPSNLAALTGRNQPTTAQSIAVKYEGCTTIQQLGSPIESSLIYGNNIISGAVVPNSGKTVDLGKPEFQLTLNGKNITQLGSGKIEILSPAQLPVAEVIAESGVARTGASTDNSRLTPLPQGTRATVTGREGEWLRLDYGAWINSKETRILPGAIPPQTVIRSVGYRQVPGATEIVFPLQVPVPVSVQQGSNNFILTLYNTTAQTDIIRLDDNPLISRLDWQQVAPGQVQYTFNLKKAQQWGYKLRYNGTSLVLALRHPPTISHNKHKPLAGIKILLDPGHGGKESGASGPTGYLEKDVNLVVSKSLRDELVKRGATVVMTREDDKEVSLVERQKIISREQPAIALSIHHNSLPDDGDAEKTKGFAAFWYQPQAHGLAVFLQNYVVKKIGRPSYGVFWDNLALTRPADAPSVLLELGFMSNPDEFEQVVNPEEQKKIAKAIAQGITEWFKSVK, from the coding sequence GTGAAAAACCTTTTAGGATTAGTAATATTAGGCTGTATTGTCACTTCCTCCGTAGCATTGGCAAAGCCATCTCTTTTAGTAGTTTTTCCCGGAACTAATTACCAAACCAGTGCGGAAAACATCTTCTTTCTTGGTACTGCACCACCCGATGGGCAAGTTTTAATCAATGGTAAGCCAATTAACCGCAGCAAGGCTGGTCATTTTGCTCCAAGCTTCCCTTTACAGTTGGGAGAGAATGTTTTTAGTGTGCGTAACCGCAATCAAGAACTTCAGATTAAGGTAACAAGGCTTGCCACCCAGCCTGAACTACCCCAGGGGTTAGCCTTTGCCAAAGATTCTCTCACTCCCGCTGCTGACATTGCCAGACTACCGGGGGAACTAATTTGCTTTAGCGCGTTAGCACCCCCTAACGCCAGTGTTTCCGTCACCCTGGCTAATCAAACTGTTGTCCTTTCGGCTCAACCCCAACAGGCGCAACTGCCAAGTAATTTGGCAGCTCTCACAGGACGAAATCAGCCTACTACTGCCCAGTCTATCGCAGTCAAGTACGAAGGTTGCACTACAATTCAACAGCTTGGTTCCCCAATTGAGAGTTCTCTAATTTACGGTAACAATATCATTTCCGGTGCTGTTGTTCCGAATTCCGGTAAAACTGTAGATTTGGGTAAACCAGAATTTCAACTAACACTCAACGGCAAGAATATAACTCAATTAGGATCTGGTAAAATAGAAATCCTCTCGCCCGCACAGTTGCCAGTTGCTGAGGTGATAGCAGAGTCAGGTGTGGCTCGCACTGGCGCAAGTACCGATAATTCTCGACTGACACCACTACCTCAAGGAACACGCGCCACAGTTACAGGTAGGGAAGGTGAGTGGTTGCGCCTAGACTATGGCGCTTGGATTAATAGCAAGGAGACTCGCATTCTTCCAGGTGCGATTCCACCACAGACTGTAATTCGTAGTGTTGGATATCGTCAAGTTCCTGGTGCAACGGAGATAGTTTTTCCTTTGCAGGTTCCCGTACCTGTAAGTGTGCAACAAGGCAGTAACAATTTTATCCTGACTCTCTACAATACTACTGCCCAAACAGACATTATTCGTCTAGATGATAACCCCCTAATTTCTCGCCTAGATTGGCAGCAAGTAGCCCCTGGTCAGGTGCAATACACCTTTAACCTCAAAAAAGCTCAACAGTGGGGATATAAGCTGAGATACAACGGTACGTCCCTGGTTTTAGCTTTGCGTCATCCGCCGACAATTAGCCACAACAAACACAAGCCTTTAGCTGGTATCAAGATTTTACTTGATCCAGGGCATGGCGGTAAAGAATCTGGTGCTAGCGGCCCAACTGGATACTTAGAAAAAGATGTGAATTTGGTAGTATCTAAGTCACTGCGTGACGAGTTGGTGAAGCGAGGCGCAACTGTGGTGATGACGAGAGAGGATGATAAAGAGGTTTCTTTAGTAGAACGTCAAAAAATTATTAGTAGAGAACAACCTGCGATCGCTCTTTCGATTCATCATAACTCTTTACCTGATGATGGTGATGCTGAAAAAACCAAGGGATTTGCTGCTTTTTGGTATCAGCCCCAAGCACATGGTTTAGCGGTGTTTTTACAGAACTATGTCGTTAAAAAAATCGGCAGACCTTCTTATGGTGTATTTTGGGATAATTTAGCGCTGACACGTCCAGCAGATGCGCCATCGGTGTTGCTGGAATTAGGTTTTATGAGCAATCCTGATGAATTTGAACAGGTAGTTAACCCCGAAGAACAAAAGAAAATTGCAAAAGCGATCGCTCAGGGTATTACTGAATGGTTTAAAAGTGTAAAATAG
- a CDS encoding CTP synthase, with amino-acid sequence MTKFIFVTGGVVSSIGKGIVAASLGRLLKSRNYSVSILKLDPYINIDPGTMSPFQHGEVFVTQDGAETDLDLGHYERFTDTSMSRLNSVTTGSIYQAVINKERRGDYNGGTVQVIPHITNEIKDRILRVAKSTNPSVVITEIGGTVGDIESLPFLEAIRQFRKEVGRQNVLYMHVTLVPWIASAGEMKTKPTQHSVKELRSIGIQPDILVCRSDRPLPKGLKQKLSGFCDVPEECVITSQDAKSIYEVPLNLEREGMAEQVLNLLQMEQRQPDLTQWQTLVKRLHSPQHEVEIAIVGKYVQLSDAYLSVVEALNHAAISTYGKLRLRWVNSELLETEPAEIHLQGVDGIVVPGGFGLRGVDGKIAAIKYARDRQIPFLGLCLGMQCSVIEWARHIGGLRNANSAEFDPHTTDPVINLLPEQQDVVDLGGTMRLGLYPCRILPDTLAFKLYQEDVIYERHRHRYEFNNAYRDLLLKSGYVISGTSPDGRLVEIVELPKHPFFIACQFHPEFQSRPSNPHPLFKGFIQAAISLFLTTSSTPTPLEVS; translated from the coding sequence ATGACTAAGTTTATCTTTGTAACTGGAGGTGTAGTTTCCAGTATTGGCAAAGGCATTGTAGCAGCAAGTCTAGGGCGTTTGCTCAAGTCGCGAAATTATTCGGTGTCGATTCTTAAACTCGACCCTTATATCAACATCGATCCTGGTACGATGAGTCCCTTTCAGCATGGGGAAGTATTCGTAACCCAGGATGGTGCGGAGACAGATTTGGACTTGGGACATTACGAACGCTTCACTGATACCTCAATGTCGCGCTTAAATAGTGTTACTACTGGTTCAATTTATCAAGCAGTAATTAACAAAGAACGACGTGGTGACTATAACGGCGGCACAGTGCAAGTCATTCCCCACATCACCAACGAAATTAAAGACCGCATTCTGCGAGTTGCCAAAAGCACCAATCCATCTGTAGTGATTACAGAAATCGGCGGTACAGTGGGAGATATTGAGTCACTACCGTTTTTGGAAGCAATTCGCCAGTTTCGTAAAGAAGTGGGACGGCAGAATGTCTTGTATATGCACGTCACGCTAGTTCCGTGGATTGCTTCTGCCGGTGAGATGAAAACTAAGCCAACACAGCATTCAGTTAAGGAACTGAGATCCATTGGCATTCAACCAGATATTTTAGTTTGTCGGAGCGATCGCCCGCTACCCAAGGGATTAAAGCAGAAATTATCAGGATTTTGCGATGTCCCGGAAGAATGCGTCATCACTTCTCAAGATGCCAAAAGTATCTATGAAGTACCGCTGAATCTAGAACGGGAAGGAATGGCAGAACAAGTCCTGAACTTGCTGCAAATGGAACAACGCCAACCAGATTTAACCCAGTGGCAAACCTTAGTAAAACGGTTACATAGTCCTCAGCATGAGGTAGAAATTGCCATTGTCGGTAAATATGTGCAGTTAAGTGATGCATATCTATCTGTAGTGGAAGCGCTAAACCATGCAGCAATTTCCACTTATGGCAAGCTGCGGTTGCGTTGGGTGAACTCCGAACTGTTGGAAACTGAACCAGCTGAAATTCATCTTCAGGGTGTGGATGGCATTGTAGTACCAGGAGGTTTTGGACTCCGGGGAGTAGATGGCAAAATAGCTGCAATTAAATATGCCCGTGATCGCCAAATTCCCTTCTTAGGCTTATGCTTAGGAATGCAATGTTCTGTCATCGAATGGGCTAGGCATATAGGGGGACTAAGAAATGCCAACAGTGCCGAATTTGACCCCCATACAACCGATCCGGTAATTAACTTGTTGCCAGAACAGCAAGATGTCGTTGATTTAGGCGGTACAATGCGCTTAGGGCTATACCCCTGTCGTATTCTCCCCGATACTCTAGCTTTCAAACTCTACCAAGAAGATGTGATTTATGAACGGCATCGGCATCGGTATGAGTTCAACAATGCTTACCGCGATTTATTGTTGAAGTCTGGTTATGTGATTAGTGGAACTTCTCCTGATGGACGCTTAGTCGAAATTGTGGAATTACCCAAGCACCCATTCTTTATTGCTTGCCAATTTCACCCAGAATTTCAATCGCGTCCGAGTAACCCTCATCCTTTATTTAAAGGGTTTATTCAAGCCGCCATCTCACTTTTTTTGACGACCTCTAGTACACCAACACCATTAGAAGTATCATAA
- a CDS encoding class I SAM-dependent methyltransferase, producing the protein MSIVDSIFMQMFGSPKGMLGRLGGIIMASMNQAFTYSVIDLLDIQPNDQVLEVGFGSGVGIQRLSSLASTGYIAGIDYSQEMVEQATARNMAEIEMGLVDLRRGSVESLPFEDNKFDKVLAVNSMQVWPDAVVGLREVRRVMKVGSRIALGFTSYSGQSSTGLTQILTTAGFTQACIVETDRDFCALAIAS; encoded by the coding sequence ATGAGCATTGTAGACAGTATATTCATGCAGATGTTTGGTAGCCCGAAGGGTATGCTAGGTAGGTTGGGTGGCATAATTATGGCATCCATGAACCAAGCGTTTACCTATTCGGTGATCGACCTACTCGATATTCAGCCGAATGACCAAGTGTTGGAAGTTGGATTCGGCTCAGGAGTGGGTATTCAGCGTTTATCCTCTTTAGCATCAACAGGATATATCGCAGGCATCGATTACTCTCAAGAAATGGTTGAGCAAGCTACAGCTAGAAACATGGCGGAGATTGAGATGGGTCTGGTTGATTTACGGCGAGGTTCGGTGGAAAGTTTGCCCTTTGAAGACAACAAATTCGATAAAGTGCTGGCGGTTAACTCTATGCAAGTCTGGCCAGATGCCGTAGTTGGGCTGCGGGAAGTGCGGCGAGTTATGAAGGTTGGTAGTCGAATAGCACTTGGTTTTACTTCTTACTCAGGGCAATCAAGTACTGGATTGACTCAGATACTTACGACTGCTGGTTTCACTCAAGCGTGCATAGTGGAGACGGATCGCGATTTTTGTGCATTGGCGATCGCTTCATGA